Below is a genomic region from Burkholderia pseudomultivorans.
TCGTCGCGGGCGCCGTGCCGGCTGCGGCGGCGGGCACCTCACCTGCCGTCGTCGTCGCGCCCGTGCCGGACGCGCCGCCGGCGGCCGCGGGGGCCGTCTGCGTGGCGCTCGGGAAGAACATCGACGGGCGTCCATGGGACCGCTGCCAGTTGTCGTACAGCATGACAGCTGACATGAAGAAGATCACCCATAGGACGGTGCGTTTGATATCCATGCGTTGTCTCAGAGTCGATGGGACCGCGCGTCGGCTTCGCCGCGAGCGCGAGTGTCGGAGTTGGGCGGCGGGACGAGGTCGATGCCGCCCGCGGAAAACGGATGGCATCGGCACACGCGCCTGACGGCGAGATACGTGCCGCGCGCGGCGCCATGATACTGGATTGCCTCGCGCGCGTAATCCGAACAGGAAGGATAAAAACGGCAACGGTTGCCGA
It encodes:
- the yidD gene encoding membrane protein insertion efficiency factor YidD — translated: METVLIALLRFYKVAVSPLLGNRCRFYPSCSDYAREAIQYHGAARGTYLAVRRVCRCHPFSAGGIDLVPPPNSDTRARGEADARSHRL